TCCGGCCCGACGCTCTCCATCTCTCTCACAGGAGAGACCATATCTCTGATCCGGGATGCGCTGTTTAGGTCCGCGACGGCGGGCTCAGCAGGACGAGGGTGTCGCCCCGGACCGGCTCGGCCGTGCCTGGGCCGGTCACCGGTGTGAGCCGGCCGGCCGCACTCACCACGAAGAGCAGCTCGTGCCCGGCCGGCACCCCGCCGTCGAAGGGCCGGTTCACCACCCGCGCCCCGGCCTCGTACCTGCGGGTCAGTTCGGGGCCGGTGAGCCCCGGTCCGAACAGCGCCTCACCACCCGTGTACGGGGCCACCACGCCGTGGCTCGCCGACGGGGGACGGAGCCGGTGGACCGGGCCCTCCACGGTCTCGCGGAGCGTCATCGAGGCGAGCGCGTTGAAATCGTCCTCACCGGTCAGCAGCAGTACACCGCTGATCCCCTCGAGCTCCGCTCCGGCGCCGGTGGCCGACGCCAGCAGCTCACCGGGAGCCAGTTTCAGTCCCGCCTCCTCGATCCGCGCCCGCTCGGGAGCGGCGCCCGCCCACATCAGGACGTCCGGCCCCGCCGAGCGCAGCGCACACGCCAGGTCGACCGTCCACGGAGCGCCGCCCACCAGCAGCGGCCTCGACCTCGCGGGGCGCAGCACCCCCAGCCTCCGGGCCACCGGGAACGCCGTCAGGCCGTAGAGCGTGACCGTGGCGACGATCACCACGAAGGTGGCCGGGAGGATGCGCTCGGCGCCGCCGACGCCCCTGTCGACCAGGGTGGCGGAGAACGTGGAGGCGGTGGCCGCGGCGACGATGCCCCGGGGGGCCATCCAGCCGGTGAACCACCTTTCCCCGCGCGGCACATCGGTCCCGAGCGTCGCGAGGTGCGCCACCGCGGGCCTGGTCACCAGGACGAGCAGCGCGACCAGCGCCAGCGAGGGCAGCACCACGTGCCGCAGCGAGGCGGGAGTGACCGTGGCCGAGATGGAGATGAAGAGCAGACCGATGGTGAGCGAGACCAGCGTGTCGAAGAAGGG
This window of the Streptomyces sp. 840.1 genome carries:
- a CDS encoding sodium:proton antiporter, translating into MTDDQVFLGLGLIVVLAVGSQLLAGRLRVPALLVLLPVGFAAGALTDDVDPARLLGSAFSPLVSLAVAVILYDAGLGLDISRLKGHNRRVVIRLLWIGTLLTVVSAALFAMPVLDMSRPAAVMLASILVVSGPTVVGPLLNFVRPSERLRRILIWEGSLIDPVGGILGALVFHGVLAGGRPGFGHQVAGFAASAAVGVAGGAVGACLLWLLLSRVRLSEELGTSVQFAAVIGVAAACDALRDDTGLISAVVMGMAVANLPGPDVPARRPFFDTLVSLTIGLLFISISATVTPASLRHVVLPSLALVALLVLVTRPAVAHLATLGTDVPRGERWFTGWMAPRGIVAAATASTFSATLVDRGVGGAERILPATFVVIVATVTLYGLTAFPVARRLGVLRPARSRPLLVGGAPWTVDLACALRSAGPDVLMWAGAAPERARIEEAGLKLAPGELLASATGAGAELEGISGVLLLTGEDDFNALASMTLRETVEGPVHRLRPPSASHGVVAPYTGGEALFGPGLTGPELTRRYEAGARVVNRPFDGGVPAGHELLFVVSAAGRLTPVTGPGTAEPVRGDTLVLLSPPSRT